The genomic interval GCGCATTTTCCACTACCAGTATACGGGCCTGCCGCGCGGGCAGGCCTTCGACGAATGGCGCGACCGGGCCTGCGGCCGTTGCGGATTGGACGTTGTGCCGAGCCGCGGCGACACGATCGAAAGCCGGCTCCAGATCAGCCTCGTCGGCAACATCACGCTCGCGATTCCGGAAGGCGCCTCAGCAAAATTCTCGCGCACCCGCGATGCGCTGTCCGATGGTTGCGATGATCTCGTGCTGATTGCCGCGCAGGCGGGCAATGTCCAGGTACAGCAGAACGGGCATGCGATCGAGCTCGCGCCGTCGCAGTTGGTGCTTGCCGACATGAGCGTTGCAGGCAGCGTCGGTCACACCGATGACGACCGCTTCACCAGCATCCGCATGCCGCGCAAGGCGCTGCTCGAGATCAATCCGCGCGTCGAAGACCGCCTTGCGCAGGTGCTCTCCGACGGTGCCGTTGCCGAGACGATTGCGCGATACCATGCGCTCGCCGCCAATCAAGGCCCATATCTCGATGCGGTCGGCCAGCGCCTCACCGCACAGCACATGGTCGATCTCGTCGGGCTCCTGCTCGGCACCGATGAAGAGCATGCCGCGCTCGCACGCGGGCGCGGCCAGGCCGCCGCGCGTCTCGATCTGATGCGCGCCGACGTGATGGCCGCGCTCGACCGCAACGATCTCAGTCTCGCCGGTGTCGCCTCGCGCTGCGGCCTGAGCCCACGCCAGGCGCAGCGCCTGTTCGAGCAGGCCGGCACGACCTTCACCGAATTCGTGCTCGAGCAACGCCTGCTGCTGGCGCGAAAACTGTTGCAGGATCCGCGCGCGCGGGCGCGCAAGATCAGCGACATCGCGCACTCGGCGGGCTTCTCCGATCTGTCTTATTTCAACCGCGCTTTCCGCAAGCGCTTCAGCGCGACGCCGTCCGACCTGCGCGACGTCAGGTAGACACGAGCGCAATCCTGCCGCGAGTAAGCGATCGGCGCACGCGCCTCGCGAAAATTTCGCGCAGTTGCGCTACCTTGTGCACGGGACCGTGCGCAAAGTCGTCGGCGACGAAACCATTTTGTCGCGTTGTGAAGACGACCTGAAACATTCACACTGTATCATCTGCGCGATTGCCAGAGCCGCGGTGCTATCAGCGGTGAATTGATTTTGCGAATTGCTCGCGGAAATTTTTCGAAGCTCGTTTTTCGACCAGATCATTGACGGTCACGCTGCCGTAGCCAGCTGCCGTAACCAGGAGGGTGTCATGGGCGGGATTCCTGTCCGGCCGTTTGCCCTGCTTGCATTTCTGATGCTGACAGCGCCGCACGCGTCGGCGCAATCCATGCAAGAGCCAACTCCAATTGCAACTCCGACCGCATCTCCAACCAATGTCGCGCTGGCAAACGGCAGCGCTTCCGCGCTCGAGCTGCGGTCTGCAAGGCCGCTCTCGCGCCGCGAGGAGGCGGCGCTGAGACCGAAGGATCGTTTCAGGGAATGCACGCACTGCCCGGAGATGATCGTCGTTCCCGACGGCGCGTTTACGATGGGCGCACATGCCGACGAGATCGGCAGCGCGGACGACGAGCGGCCGCAGCACCGGGTGGCGGTGCAGCGTTTCGGCGTCGGCCGTCATCCGGTGAGGACGGATGAATGGAAGGCTTGCGTCGCGGCGCGAGGCTGCAGCCACGAGGCGGGGCTGGTCGCGGGCCACGAAGGCGATCCCGTCGCCGGCATCCTGTGGGAGGAGGCGAGCGAATATGTGCAATGGCTGTCGCGCACCACCGGCCGGCCGTACCGGCTGTTGAGCGAGGCGGAGCGTGAATATGTCACGCGCGCCGGCACCATGACCGCATTCTGGTGGGGCGACATGGCCGATCTGCGCCAGGCTGACGCCGCAAGCGCCGATCTGATCGCCGATGTCGGGATCGTTGCCGCGATGAGCCTTGCCTCCACGCCGCAGGGTGCCAACCCGTTCGGCCTGTTCGGGGTTCATGGCGGCGTCTACGACTGGGTGGAGGATTGCTGGCATGACAATTATGTCGGTGCTCCCGCGGACGGCTCCGCCTGGATCGACGCCGATTGCCCAGGCCACGTCCTGCGCGGCGGCGCGGCCACCCGCGCGCTCCAGACCCGCCGCTCGGCTGCGCGAATCTGGTTTGGCTCCCCCAACCGCATGAGCTATATGAGCTTGCGCGTCGCGCGGACATTGGGGCGGTAGAGCGCGATCCGGTTTTCCGAAAAGATCACGCCCAAACGATGAGCCGGACGGACAGGGATGTCGCGTATCGTTGTGCTCGGAGCGGGGTTCGCGGGGCTGTGGGCGGCGATCGGGGCTGCACGCAAGCGCGATGAAGTCGGCGCAGCGGGGCGCGACGTCGAAATTCTCGTCGTCGACCGCAATCCCTATCACAACATCCGCGTCCGCAATTACGAAGTCGATCTCAGCGAAGTCGCAATCCCGCTCCGTGGGCTGCTCGATCCGGTCGGCGTGACCCATCGAATCGGCGAGGTCGAGACGATTGATCCGGCCAGGCGCCAGGTCTCGCTCGTCGGCGAAGGTGGCCAGGAGGTGCTGGCCTATGAACGCCTCGTGCTCGCGCTCGGCAGTGAAGTGCCGCGCCCCGATATTCCCGGTTTCGCGGATCACGCCTTCGACGTCGACACCTATGCGGCAGCGCTCCGGCTCGACAATCATCTCGCCTCGCTCGGCCGCAACGGGCCGGCGCCGGGGCAGAGCAACGTCGTGGTCGTCGGCGCCGGCTTCACTGGTATCGAGGTGGCGGCCGAGATGCCGGACAAGCTGCGGCGCGCCGGCATCGCCGGCAGCCACCGCATCATCCTGGTCGATCCGAACCCGGTGGTTGGGGCGACCATCGGCGACCACGCGCGTCCCGTCATCAAGGAAGCTTTGTCGTCGCTCGAGGTCGAGACGCGCCTCGGCGAACGTGTAACGGCGATCGAAGCCGCAGGCGTCAGCCTGAGCTCCGGCGAGTTCATTCCTGCGCAGACCGTGGTGTGGTGTGCCGGCATGCGGGCGAGCCCGCTTGCGGCTGGCCTGCGGGTCGAGCGCGATCGCTACGGCCGTCTCCTCGTCGATCCCTTCATGCGGGTCGCCGATCTCTCGCACGTCTTCGCCGCCGGCGACGTCGCTTCCAGCGTGGTCGACGGCCTGCATCCGACGGTGATGTCCTGCCAGTTCGCGCGCCCGATGGGTCGCTTCGCCGGCCACAACGTGGTGGCCGATCTCCTCGGCCTGCCGATGCTGCCGCTGCGGATCGACTGGTACGTCACCGTGCTCGATCTCGGCGCCTGGGGCGCGCTCTACACCGAAGGATGGGACCGCGAGGTTCGCACCAGCGGGCAGGCTGCGAAAGCGACCAAGCAGACCATCAACCACAAGCGCATCTATCCGCCGCTCACAGGCAGCAAGGAAGATTTATTCGCCGCTGCGGCGCCAACCGTGCAGGCTCCGCCGCCGACCTATGGGGCGGGGCTGGCGCCGCGGAAGCCGTAGCGCCTCATTCGATCACCTCGTCGGCGCTGGCCAGCAACGTTTGGGGCACGACGACGCCGATTTCCTGTGCCGTCTTCGCGTTGATCGACAGCTTGAAGCTCGTCGGCTGGCGGAAGGGCATCTCGGCCGGATTTTCGCCGTCCAATATCTGCGCAATCTGATCTCCGGCCTGCCGGAGCGCATCGTGCAGGTCGCGGTAATAGGCCATGAGGCCGCCTGCCACCGCAAGATCGCGAAACGGATACATCGCGGGCAGCCGCGTCCCGGCCGCGACGTCGATCAAGGCCTTGCTGTTCGAGAGGTGTTCAGGTTCATCCGACACCAAAAGAAGCTCGGCTCTTGCCGCTTCGATCTGAGCGACAGTTCGGGAATAGGCGGCGCCATTAAAGATGCTGCCAAGGTCAACATGAGTCAGCGCGAGCTTCAACAACTGCGCCGCCTCTCGCACCGCCGCAGCTTGAGGCTGCTTCCAGGCGGATGAGGATGCAAGATACACAAGCCGCGACGCATCCGGCCTTGTCTCGCGCAACAGGGATAATCGCTTGCCATGGAGGTCGATGCCCGCATCGATGGTGATGCCTGTCACGTTGCTACCGGGGCGCGCCAGACTGGCCGCGATGCCGGTGAGCAGGGGATCGCCCACGATGGTTACGATCGGGATGGTTCGCGTGGCGCCTTTCATCGCAAGCGTCATCGGATTGGCGGTGGTGAAAATGGCGTCCGGGTTGCTGCTTACGACGGTTCTGGCGATATCGGCATACCCATCCAATTGCCCTGCGCCCGAATAGCGCTCGATGACTAGATTCTGCCCCTCAACGAAACCGTGTTTGGCAAGTTGATCGTACAGCGTCAGGTAATATGAGCTGGTCTTCAGTTCCTCGATGGTGCGGCCGGGCGCGACGACTGCGATCCGGCGCTGTCGCTTCGACGGCTGGGCCTTCGCAACCGCGGGCCATGCACCAAGTGCGCCGGCGCTCCAGATGAGAAAGTCCCGCCTTCGCATCG from Bradyrhizobium arachidis carries:
- a CDS encoding ABC transporter substrate-binding protein; protein product: MGEPMRRRDFLIWSAGALGAWPAVAKAQPSKRQRRIAVVAPGRTIEELKTSSYYLTLYDQLAKHGFVEGQNLVIERYSGAGQLDGYADIARTVVSSNPDAIFTTANPMTLAMKGATRTIPIVTIVGDPLLTGIAASLARPGSNVTGITIDAGIDLHGKRLSLLRETRPDASRLVYLASSSAWKQPQAAAVREAAQLLKLALTHVDLGSIFNGAAYSRTVAQIEAARAELLLVSDEPEHLSNSKALIDVAAGTRLPAMYPFRDLAVAGGLMAYYRDLHDALRQAGDQIAQILDGENPAEMPFRQPTSFKLSINAKTAQEIGVVVPQTLLASADEVIE
- a CDS encoding NAD(P)/FAD-dependent oxidoreductase, with protein sequence MSRIVVLGAGFAGLWAAIGAARKRDEVGAAGRDVEILVVDRNPYHNIRVRNYEVDLSEVAIPLRGLLDPVGVTHRIGEVETIDPARRQVSLVGEGGQEVLAYERLVLALGSEVPRPDIPGFADHAFDVDTYAAALRLDNHLASLGRNGPAPGQSNVVVVGAGFTGIEVAAEMPDKLRRAGIAGSHRIILVDPNPVVGATIGDHARPVIKEALSSLEVETRLGERVTAIEAAGVSLSSGEFIPAQTVVWCAGMRASPLAAGLRVERDRYGRLLVDPFMRVADLSHVFAAGDVASSVVDGLHPTVMSCQFARPMGRFAGHNVVADLLGLPMLPLRIDWYVTVLDLGAWGALYTEGWDREVRTSGQAAKATKQTINHKRIYPPLTGSKEDLFAAAAPTVQAPPPTYGAGLAPRKP
- a CDS encoding formylglycine-generating enzyme family protein, translating into MGGIPVRPFALLAFLMLTAPHASAQSMQEPTPIATPTASPTNVALANGSASALELRSARPLSRREEAALRPKDRFRECTHCPEMIVVPDGAFTMGAHADEIGSADDERPQHRVAVQRFGVGRHPVRTDEWKACVAARGCSHEAGLVAGHEGDPVAGILWEEASEYVQWLSRTTGRPYRLLSEAEREYVTRAGTMTAFWWGDMADLRQADAASADLIADVGIVAAMSLASTPQGANPFGLFGVHGGVYDWVEDCWHDNYVGAPADGSAWIDADCPGHVLRGGAATRALQTRRSAARIWFGSPNRMSYMSLRVARTLGR
- a CDS encoding AraC family transcriptional regulator, with product MLDATRTPRIFHYQYTGLPRGQAFDEWRDRACGRCGLDVVPSRGDTIESRLQISLVGNITLAIPEGASAKFSRTRDALSDGCDDLVLIAAQAGNVQVQQNGHAIELAPSQLVLADMSVAGSVGHTDDDRFTSIRMPRKALLEINPRVEDRLAQVLSDGAVAETIARYHALAANQGPYLDAVGQRLTAQHMVDLVGLLLGTDEEHAALARGRGQAAARLDLMRADVMAALDRNDLSLAGVASRCGLSPRQAQRLFEQAGTTFTEFVLEQRLLLARKLLQDPRARARKISDIAHSAGFSDLSYFNRAFRKRFSATPSDLRDVR